In the genome of Sphingomonas alpina, the window TGGAAGAGCAACTCGGCAAGCGGCTGGTCGAACGCGATCGGCGCTATATCGGGCTGACCGACGAAGGGCGCGCGGCTTTGCCCTGGGCGCAGCAAGCGATTGCGATGATCGATGGGCTGGAACAGGCCGCCGAAACGGCGCGCGGGCCGTTGCATGGGGCGTTGCGGCTTGGCGCGATCCCGGCGTCGATGCCGATGGTCGGGCATTTCACCCGCGCGCTGCGCGCCGCCAATCCCGAGCTGACCGTGTCGGTGCGGTCGCTGACCTCGCGTGAGATCGAGCAGGCGCTGGGGGCGTTCGAGCTCGATGCCGGGCTGACCTATCTCGATCATGAGCCGCCGACCCAGGTGATCGCCGTGCCGCTTTATGCCGAGCGCGCAGTGTTCGTGGCGCGGACCGGCAGCGGCTTTGATGGCCACCGCACGGTCGAGTGGCCGGAGGTGCTCGCCCAGCCGCTGTGCCTGCTGCATGAGGGCATGCAGAACCGGCGCAT includes:
- a CDS encoding LysR family transcriptional regulator produces the protein MQLRLLEYFVALAREGHFARAAAACNVTQPTLSAGLAALEEQLGKRLVERDRRYIGLTDEGRAALPWAQQAIAMIDGLEQAAETARGPLHGALRLGAIPASMPMVGHFTRALRAANPELTVSVRSLTSREIEQALGAFELDAGLTYLDHEPPTQVIAVPLYAERAVFVARTGSGFDGHRTVEWPEVLAQPLCLLHEGMQNRRIFDAHLAARGFAVHPGATADSYVALLAMVEAGGFATVVPKGYTALIPTDSWARVLPFAEPFPASRVGLVVLDRRPSSQLAQAALAAANAIKLPRGYRDG